The genome window TAACATAGATTTTCTCTCAACAATGGCCAAACCTTTGCTATCACTCCCCATATAGTTGAGGAATTCTGTTTCTTAATGTCTTCGAGAATCCTCTCTCTTATCCCATATTTTGAGCTTAAGATCCTAACCcatatgttttcttttctgatGACAAGATTATACCCTAATTTTAACAAGAATGAGGTATTTTGGTCTTTCAGGTGTCGAAGGCCTAAGCCACTACACGAACATGGTTAACATATAGAGCTCCAATCAACCAACATCATTTTACGCTTTCCTGTATTGGATCCCCAGATGAATTGCTTTGCTAGGTGTTCAATTTCCTCACATATCCCTTTAATTATCTTAGACCTTTCCTCGCATTAATTATTAgccaatttattatttattctaaagtaatattttaaaaactaaaaaataaataaaatacatgatattttttaatttcacttataaaatttaaaaactaccATTAacatagtaaataataattttttaaaagacaaaaaaaaaaaaaaaaaaaaacaaggcatGGTCTCTTAAGGTCTCTAGTGGGAtaacttttatgttttctttttctgcaAAAGATTCTCCCAAGATTTAcagagaaaaaaattagttaaaagacaatcttttaactatttataaataataaaaaatttcatggtCCCACTTTCCATGTtctatttattgtttatttacattttattaaaaaattaggtAAGTGGATACTTTAATTATCACCTAACATgcattgattatattttatacctACGGGTTATCTTTTTGcttaacaaatttatattttattatacttaaataatattattagtaataATAGCATAATAATAGTTCCATCCTccatgtaatatatatatttttgaggttcgatgaaatataaatattttataaacaaaactattattttgttgtttccAATTTATTAAGTGgatcttttataaataaataaaaactgattttttaataaaaaatttaaaatatataatattatttaaaacacataaaagaataaatcgggataaatgattatttaaatatgataattttatttttattaatttatataattttaaaattttatatttatgtttttcatgttACATATTGAGATATTACTATATGCCACATTATTAGTGCCACGTCAAACACAAATTATTGATGTTACTGAAGAGATATTAATCTCGTTGATGGAATACAAGTTCAAATACCAACTAGGTAAAAAAAATAGGTATCAAATAGAGATGTTCATGAACCGGGTCGAGTCAAGTTCGTGCTAGGCTTAGAcatgaaattaatatattttatgtttaccCAAGTCCACCTTGACTCCAAATacgagcctaaaattttgaccTAATCTACTCATATTTGTAAATAGTTagctcattttttttttgtccatgGATTGGATGGCTTGCCTGGCTCGACCCAACTTCGGTaaagatttttttctttgggcctaacttttaaatatttttattttaaatttaattacaatatatatattaatattaaataatatatattaatattttataaatagttGTATACGTTATTTGGTTGGACCAAGCTTGAGcccaattattaaaaattttaaatttaggccTTGACTTGGCCCGACCATAGACATGTTTAGTTTaaactaaaacatttttttaccaatttttcaaatattaaatctaatatACTGGTTCTAATctttataaatgttaaaatttgtaATTCTATTTCTAAATATAGgttcaaaacatgcatatttttattattgaaaacaaaattttatttgtatttctcaaacatgtttttcaatttcaaaaaataaaataattttgaaaatgaaaataaaatagaaaatatttttaaaccaaacagAACCATAGTTTGGAAAATAAtacacttttaaaaattattgtgacattaatttaaaattttaagtgtttagtattactataaaattacagtaaaaaattaaaatattcattttaattgttgtggtaaaaactaaaaactaaatcattaagttagattaattttaaattctttaagtGAAAACCAATaagtcaaaaatcaaaatcaccTAAACATGTTCATGGCACCCTTTACAATGAGTAATTCAAAACTACAATTTCTCTTCTACCAAAGAACAAACTTCAATGCTCTTAAACATGACAAAGGTATACTGCAGAAGTAAATACAATATCAAACATGTTCATGCATTGTTACTGTAAGTGACTAATTGACTAGGGATTACAAAACAATGGAAGCTTATAACTTCAATTAATGCAACACTGGCAACAGAGTATGCAAGGTCATGGCCAGCATATGCTAGATCTTCTCCATTTTGTGGCTGGATGAATCCTTGTGCCATCCAAAACTTGATATAAGCACAATCCATGCATTAAATTGTAGGTGACAATTCAATGTAATAATGGCTTCTTTAATCATCTTTTCCTTGTATAAAGGATTGATTATAGAACTAAATCTCACTACCGACTCGTTCATTCATCATATATCAAAGCAAGCTTGCCGTTTCTGTCGATTTAACTAGaaacataattatttgtttcaccACAATCTCCATGTTTTTCGAAATAAAGAACAGTAAGCACACTCCAATTATGAGTGACTCGTTAGTTCCATCATGGTAATAACTTATCCGATCCTCTTTTCCTTGCATAATGCATCGATTAAAGAAATGAAAGTCACTACATTAGGATGGACACTATTCATCATTCTATCGAGCAAGCTTATCGCTTCTGTTCTGTCCATTTACCTTCAATCGTTTCACCCAAACAAAATGTCCCTCATAATTAAAGAGCAATAAACAAAGTATTATTTCAAATGCGAAGGAAGGTGAtcaccaaaagaaaaattaaaccaTCATCAAATTCATTTCCTTGGTGATGAGAAATGTGCTTCAATCttattcaattgatttttactacaatttttaaaaaccaTGCAAACATTTTTGTGCCGTACAGATATTTGTATAGACACTCGTATCCAAATCCCAGTAACATGGGAGGTATCCCTTCACAGCAGAACCAGAATGATAATTTCAGCAATTTATAATGCTTAAATTATGAACCCAACATAACACAAGCACCAAATGACTAACAGAGCCTTCCTCGCATTGCCATTGTCCACTAAATACCCCGATGTCTTTTCAGAGACCACGTTCATTTCAAGACAAAGATTAAATCGTCCCAAGAGCTTCACCAGAAATCCTTGCAAGAACAAGAACCCAATTGAAAATGGTGGAACCGTTGTCCGTCTCTTACAATAAGATGCCTGCCTGTAACCTTGGAAGTAAACTTCAAAAACGAGTGACAATCACCACAAGTTTGTAGGTTCTTTATGATCGTAAGAGTAGTTCCCGGCTCAGTACCGATAAGTCCCCAAGCGACAGCCAATCGTTCGCTATGAACCTTCATAGACTcctctttctcttcattttccaAGTCATGAACTACCATATCTGTTTCAGCAACATATCCAGCTTCTTTAAGTTTTGTATTAAGCTCATTCAACTTTTCATAGATTCCAGCAGACCGATGATGTGATCTATCTCCGGCCATAAAAACATGTACCGAGCCATTGATCTCGATCTGGCTCCAACCGGGTTCTTTAACCAATCCTTTATTCCTCATCATGCTTCTTGTTTTAGCTGCTTCCTTCCACTTACCAGCCGATGTATATATATTAGCCATCAAAACATAACTGCTGGTGTTTCCGGGATTTAAATCTAACAACTTCTTGGCTACATATTCGCCGAGTTCGATTTTACAATGTTTCCTACATGAACTAAGCAATGGAGCCCAAACTTGAGCTTGTACTTGCAGAGGCATCTCTTGGATGGTTTTCAAAGCCAAGTCAAAGTGACCAGCTCGTCCAAGGAGATCGACCAAGCAAGTATAATGCTCTATTCCGGGCTCTATTCCGTAATCGTCTTTCATGCTTTTGTAGTACTTCAACCCATCTTCTACCAACCCTGAATGACTGCAAGCCAATAATATGCTTGTGAAAACAACATGATCTAGGCTGCACGGTTTGGTTATCTGCATCCGGTGAAATAGTTTCAGAGCCTCGTTACCCATTCCGTGAATCGCGTAACCATTTATCATGGAACTCCAAACAGCTAAGTCTTTATGTAACACTCCTGCAAATACTTCTTCTGCCTTGTCTATCCTCCCACATTTACAGTACATGTGAATCAATGAGGTCTGAACCTGCTGATTTGACGCCAAAccattcaatttcacataatGTTCAATCTCGTTCCCGATGCTCAGTGACCCCAAATCAGCACAAGCAGAGAGTATGCTGGCAATGGTAGCTTCATTTGGTTTAAGATCGGTTCTTAATAAACTCTTGAATAAATCCAATGCTTCAGCAGGGTAACCATGCTGAGTATTCGCTGCAATCATTGATGTCCACAAGAAAATACATTTCTCGTCTACCATTTCGAAAACTCGTCGAGCCGACACAATGTCACCACATTTTGAATACATATTAAGAACCGAGTTATCGATCGAAGCTTCACCATGAAATCCACTTTTTAGAACAAGGGAATGAACTGATGATGCCAATAACAAATTCCCAGATTTCACACAACCCGAAATGATCTTAACAAACAGCACCATATCTTGACTAACACACCCCATTTGTCTCATTctattaaaaagattgaatgCTTCCCCAACATTCCCAACACTTACATAGCCACCAATAATAGTAGTCCATGAAAGGATCGATCTTTCATCCACTGTATCAAAAATAGAACGAGCATCATcaattaacccaaatttaacATACATATTCACAACCGAATTCGCTAAAGGTATCTCGCAATGTAGCAACCCAAGCTTGAACACACAACAGTGCATTGATAAGCCTAGTCGAAGATTAGTACAAGCAGCTATAACACTAACAAAAGTGGAAGCATTCAGCTCAAAACCAATAACCCACATTTCTTTCAACAAATTCATTGCTTCCATCACACGGAAACAACGACAATAAGCAGAAATCATAGTGTTCCAACAAACAACATTTCTCATAACCATTTCGT of Gossypium raimondii isolate GPD5lz chromosome 3, ASM2569854v1, whole genome shotgun sequence contains these proteins:
- the LOC105796369 gene encoding pentatricopeptide repeat-containing protein At4g21065, with the protein product MRHFPLNSITSKKRPLYLFNLKIRNSTNNGDFADTLKIYSSMLRDTPVHGNSFTFPLLFKACASLNSLHDGTKLHAHVLQLGFQQDIFVQTSLLDMYSKCSDLASARNVFDEMVMRNVVCWNTMISAYCRCFRVMEAMNLLKEMWVIGFELNASTFVSVIAACTNLRLGLSMHCCVFKLGLLHCEIPLANSVVNMYVKFGLIDDARSIFDTVDERSILSWTTIIGGYVSVGNVGEAFNLFNRMRQMGCVSQDMVLFVKIISGCVKSGNLLLASSVHSLVLKSGFHGEASIDNSVLNMYSKCGDIVSARRVFEMVDEKCIFLWTSMIAANTQHGYPAEALDLFKSLLRTDLKPNEATIASILSACADLGSLSIGNEIEHYVKLNGLASNQQVQTSLIHMYCKCGRIDKAEEVFAGVLHKDLAVWSSMINGYAIHGMGNEALKLFHRMQITKPCSLDHVVFTSILLACSHSGLVEDGLKYYKSMKDDYGIEPGIEHYTCLVDLLGRAGHFDLALKTIQEMPLQVQAQVWAPLLSSCRKHCKIELGEYVAKKLLDLNPGNTSSYVLMANIYTSAGKWKEAAKTRSMMRNKGLVKEPGWSQIEINGSVHVFMAGDRSHHRSAGIYEKLNELNTKLKEAGYVAETDMVVHDLENEEKEESMKVHSERLAVAWGLIGTEPGTTLTIIKNLQTCGDCHSFLKFTSKVTGRHLIVRDGQRFHHFQLGSCSCKDFW